Below is a genomic region from Paraburkholderia phenazinium.
CTAACCGCTATGGCGATCCGCCGCGTCATGCGTATGCATTCAACGGTCGCCGCATCGGAGAGCTCGAATATCTCGGACGCACCTTCTTTCGGCACCACCAGCACATGGCCATCTGCCTGCGGCATCAGGTCCATGAAGGCCAGCGTGGCGTCACTCTCGGCAACCTTGATGCACGGTAGCTCGCCGCGCAAAATCCTTGCGAAGGGGTTTGTCTCGTCGTACTTCATGGCGTTCCTCGAAGTGGCGTGCAGGGGTCTTTTTCACTGCCGCATCATGATTCGAGTCGTAGCCGGGCGCAAGCGTGAGCGTGCGTCAGGGGGAGCGCGGGCGAGGGCAACGCCGCATTAGTAGGACCAATCTACGGGGAATATCAGAAATTCGCGTCACGCGTACTAAAGTTTGCGCGGAACAGGCCGACATCCTGGCTATGAACGACGAACAATCCATCCCATTCGGGCCTGGGCATCCGCAGTATCTCGAGGCGCGGGCACTCGCGCTGAGCATCGCGGCAATTCGTAAGGCTCAGGGCAAAAGAAATCCGGTCGATTTTGTGGTTGGTTCTCCCGACTGGGAGCGGGCAGGCGAAGACTTCGCCCGCGACGTGTTGCGGGTACTCAGCCGCGAATAAGCCCGCTTGAGGCTCAACGCGTAGTTTCACGTAACGGGCCCGTTTGCTGCCAGATTACGCACGGCGTCAATGCCGATGACGCATCCAGTCCACGTGATGCGTGTCCAGCCAGCGTTGCCGGCGCTCTCCACGATCGCCGCCGTCGCGACGGTGATGCGAAGAAACCCACAATGCTATGCCCACCACTGCCATGACCAGTGGTCCGAGCAAATAAGCCATCACCGATTCAGTCATAGGACCCTCCGTCGAGGTCGTGACCGCAACTACAGAGAATGGCTGTATTTTAGGCGATTCGCGAGCGAAAGCGTTGCTTTAAACGCCTGGATTCAACGGTGCCGATTGGCGCGGTCAGTGGGTCCGGATCAATGTCCTGGTAATTG
It encodes:
- a CDS encoding HIT family protein, with product MKYDETNPFARILRGELPCIKVAESDATLAFMDLMPQADGHVLVVPKEGASEIFELSDAATVECIRMTRRIAIAVRKALKPDGVFIGQFNGAAAGQTVAHVHFHVIPRWEGVPLRLHAREVAPQATLEGFAQRIRAQFVSRSN